A region of the Desulfonatronovibrio hydrogenovorans DSM 9292 genome:
CAGCCCCACAGTCATCAGGCAGAGAAAAAACAAAGTGCAGTATTTCATGGATACTCCTGGATAAAATCAATTTAGTCTTTTTTGATAAGTTTCAGAAGGGCAGCAGTCAACCGGATCACAGACCGGGCAGTCAGTACTGCCGGCTGAGCCCGACACTCTTCCCCAGGGAATAAACCTCACGGGCAGTCAGCCTCCTGCACTTTCCGGTTTTCAGCCCCTGAATACTCAAAGGCCCCTGCCTGATCCTGGTCAGGCTAAGGATGGTCAGGCCCAGATCTGAACACATCCGCCTGATCTGACGGTTTAGTCCCTGGATCAGGGTCATTTCCAGGATGGTGGATCCAGGTCTGGACGAAACAATATCAGCCTGGACCGGAGCCAGCTCCTGCCCGTCCCGGAGAATCATGCCCCTGGCCATGATCCTGAGCTGTTCCGGTGTAACATTTTCCCTGACCTGAACCCGGTAAACCTTGGGGTGTTTCCAGGACGGGTGGGTCAGGCGGTGAGTCAGTTCTCCGTCGTTGGTCAACAAGATAAGGCCCTGGGAAAAAAAGTCCAGCCTGCCCACAGGAAAGAGACGCCTGGAAGCAAGATTCGGCGGCAGCAGGTCCATGACAGTTGTGCGTCCCTGGGGATCAGAGACCGTGGTGACCACCTGGACCGGTTTGTTCATGATGATATAGGTGAAATCTTTTCTGGCTGGTGATTCTGGCTGAATGACCTTTCCCCGGACGGTTATCCGGTCCTTTTGCGGTTCGACCATCATCCCCAGTTCAGTCACGGTCTGGTTGTTGACTGCCACCAGCCCCTGGGAAATGAGCAGGTCTGCCTTGCGCCTGGAACAGATGCCTGCCCCGGCCAGAACTTTGTTCAGTCTGACCAGGGTGCTCATTTGGCCAGAAGCCTCAGGTAAAGATCACCCTTCCAGGGGCCGATCTTGCGGCCCAGCCCCCTGAGCCGGACTGGCCGGCCGACAACATAGTCTTCAGGCAAGGTGATGTTTATGCTCTGGGCCGGACCCGACCATTTACGCTGGACATTGATGCGGATGCTGGACCCGGGTCTGAGCTTGAGCGGGCTTAAGTAAACGGTCTGTTCATCGTCCAGCTGGGATGAGAACCATCTTTTTACTCCATGCAACAGACCCCTGGACAGGTCGATGTCCAGTTTGTGGCGACCCCATTCCAGTTTAAGGCGTCTTGTCTTGACCACGCTGGGACTGGTCTCTTTACCTGTCCTTTTGATCTTCTTGAAAATATCTTCAAAGACCTGCTTGGCAAAAGGATCATTGAGGATATCCTTGAGCACCTCTTCCTGCCGATAAAAGAATTTTCTGCGTCTGTCGCCCTGATCCGAATCAGTCCCGGGTTTGAAGGTTTCCTTTTTTCTGGCTTGGTAAGCCTGCTGCTGGTAAGTTTTGGAGGCAGCCTTTCTGGCAAAGGCTCCGGTCCCTGCCCTGTCTGAGGAGTCATTGTCGGCCAGGTCTTTTCTAAGGGCCACATAAGCAGTGTTGATCCGGTGAAACTTGGACCCTGCCTGGGGATCGTCAGGGTTGAGGTCGGGATGATACTTGAAAGCCAGTTCCCGGTAGGCCTTTTTTACGGCGTCCAGGTCCGAGTCCGGGCTGACACCCAGTATATCGAAGCATTCCCGGATGTTCATAGGTGATTCAGTGTTTTTTGATTCCGGTCAGGTTCAGGGCATTGGCCGGGCTGGTCTGGTTTTCAGCTGAAAGTCCCTGCTGATCAAGATAGTCCAGGCCTTGCCGGACAAAATCAGCAAAGGATATGTCCTGGCTGATGCCTGAACAGTACTGTCTGGCCATTTCAAAGCTGGACTCATCCAGCAGGTTGCCCCGGAAAAAAGGCCAGGCCCGGCAGGGTCCGGGCTTGACCGGGTGAACCATGCATCCTTGGCCAGAGATGAAAAAAAGGCACAGGCCGTCCTGCCCGGCCCGGATAAATGATTTATGGCCCGAGCTTCCCACATACCTGGCCTGGAAATCCAGCAGGTCAAGGTGGAGAAACAAGGCCATGGCCTTTTGGTCTTCAATGGTGGCCACTATTCCGCCCGATCCCCGGCAGCACTGGCCGCACATGGTGCAGGTGAAAGCTTCTTTCAAGTCTGACTCCCCATGAGTCTTAAGTGTTGAGTTTTGATGCACATATCCTGGACTACCAGGACCTGTGCCTTTTTCAAAATGATTTCTGCTTCCAGGGATCTGATGCCCGACTGCATCCAGAAGGCGCTGGGGCGGCAGGAAAGGGCCATGACCTCCCTGGCATGCTCTGGACAATAGCGGGCTGCCCGGAAAAGATCAACAATGTCCACGGCAAAGGGTATGTCCAAAATGGATTTCCAGGTTTCCAGGCCCCACACATTCTGCCTGACCGGGTGAACCGGAACCACCTGGTAACCGGCAGCAATCAGGTAGCGGCCAACCATGTCCACGGGCTGGCCGGCCTTGTCCTTGGCCCCGACAACAGCAATGGTTCTGGCTTTTTGAAAAAGATTTTTCAGGTCTTGATCCCTGACAGGTTCCAGCATAACATCACATCCCGGCTGCTAAATGAAATTCAAAAAAAGGCGATCATCATGCAGAGACTGGACATAGAACAGGCGGAAAAGCTTTGGCAAGAGGAGAATTTATTTACCCTGGGCCGGATGGCCCACCAGACCAGACTGAAACTTCATCCCGAAAACATGGTCACATACATTGTGGACCGGAATATCAACTATACCAATGTCTGTGTTTCAGCCTGCAAATTCTGCGCATTTTTCAAGCCACCCGGACATGAGGATGGTTATGTCCTGAGCTTTGCCGAACTGGGCCGCAAAATATCCGAAACCCTTGAGCTGGGTGGAGGACAGATACTTTTGCAGGGGGGAATGAACCCGGACCTGGATCTTGTATATTACCAGAAGATGCTGGAATTCATCAAGGACAGGTTTCCCCAGCTGGCCGTCCACGGCTTCTCACCTCCGGAGATCTGTTTTCTGGCTGGAGAGGCCGGACTTGCCATAGCCGAGGTCATTTCCAGATTAAAGAAGAGCGGACTTGATTCCATCCCAGGGGGGGGAGCCGAGATTCTGGTGGACCGGGTCAGGACAGAGCTTTCTCCGCGCAAGTGCATGACTGGAAAATGGCTGGAGGTGATGAGAGAGGCCCACAAGCAGGGTCTGAAAACCTCGGCCACCATGATGTTCGGTCATGTGGAGAGTCTGGCTGAAAGAATCAGCCACCTGGACAAGATAAGATCCCTGCAGGATGAGACCCGAGGCTTTACCGCCTTTATTCCCTGGACTTTTCAGCCCGGCAATACCCTGCTGGAGGTTCAGGAGGCCTCTTCGGCTGAATATCTCAAGTTTCTGGCCCTGAGCAGGCTTTTTCTGGATAATGTGCCCAACATCCAGGCCTCATGGGTCACCCAGGGGGCCAGAGTTGGGCAGGCAGCCCTTTTATGGGGGGCCAATGATTTCGGTTCGACCATGATTGAAGAAAACGTGGTAGCAGCGGCAGGGGTGTGTTTTAAAATGCCGGAACCAGAAATGCGGGAGCTGATTCAAAGGGCGGGATTCATACCCCGCAGAAGAAGAATGGATTACACTCTCCTGGCTGAATCCGGGTGACCACGCCCTGGTCCGAACCTGTTAAGGCCAGCATCCAGTACCGGGTACAGGGGATCTCAGCCAGCATCAGGAGTAATTGATTGGATATCGGGATAAGTAGAAAATACGCAGGCACCATGGTCTTTCTGGCTGTTGGGTTGCTTATCCTGGGTCTGGCCCTGATCCTTCTGACCTGGCAGAACCTCAGGCAGCAGCAGGATCACGTCCGGGAACAGCTGGAGGTGACCGGCCGGGCCATCATCAGAAGTGTGGAAGCCAACCTGTACCGGTCCTTTTTCCGGGGCATGGGGCCCAGAAGGTGGGCAGAAAATGGAGATTTCACCGATCTGGCCAGGGACATTCTGGAAGAACTGGTGGCGGATGGGGATGTGGTCTTTCTGGATATGTCCGGACCCATGGGCAGGCTCTTTATTTCCAGAGACGGGGCTGACCCTGAGCTGTTCCGGCCAAGCCCCCAGATGATGGAACAGGCCAGGTCCGGAACGTGGACCGGGATAACCAGGTTCATGGATAAAGAAGTGTTCATCATGGGCATCCCCACCAGGAGGTCCGAATTTCTGATCCGGGGCAGGCACGTTCCAGGAGGAGATCCGGAGCTGGACCAGGGCGGAGTGGTTTTCATAGCCCTGGACATGGCCGGACATCTGGAGCTTTATTCCGGGTACAAAAGGACGATCATCTTTCAGACCCTTTTCACTCTGGGGGCTGTCCTGGTGTTCTGGTTCCTGCTCCTGGCCTATCTGCGCAAAAAGGATCAGGACCGAAAACTTGTCAGTCTCAAGACTTTCCACTCCAGACTGCTGGACAATATGCCTGACGGACTGCTGAGTATGGATCAGGCCGGGATCATAACTGCGGCCAATCCGGCAGCCAGGGAGATCCTGGGCTCAGGGGCAGAGATGGTTGGAGAAAAACTGTCCACGGTCATGGCCCCAGGGCTTGAAATTAACCCCGGCATCGGCTGGATTCAGGCTGACCTGGATGACAAGTCCCTGGAAATACTTGTTCTGCCCATCAAGGAGGAGCAGCAGTCCCTGGTTCTGCTTCGGGACCGGACCAGGATGAAAGAGCTGGAAAAGGATCTGGAGCGGTCCAGGGACCTGGCCACCCTGGGCAGGTTTGCAGCCGGTCTGGCCCATGAGATCAGAAATCCCCTGAGTTCTCTCAAGGGATTTGCCCAGTATTTCCTTCAGAAATTTAAAAAAGATGATCCTGCCCATTCTTATGCCCAAACCATGGTCCGGGAGTCAGACCGACTGAACAGGGTGGTGAGCGACCTGCTCTATCTGGCCAGACCCAGGCCGGTTGATCCGTCCATGCTTCATACGGCAGAGGTCTTTGAGGAAGTCGGCGGTCTTCTGCGGTCTGATCTGGCTGCCAAGGGGTGCAGACTGGAAACCAGGCCGGAAGCGCCCATGGTTTTTGCTGACCGGGATCTGCTCAAGCAGGCTTTGATCAATCTTGTCCTGAACAGTCTGAGTGCCTTGGACGGCCAGGCCGGGCTGATAACCCTCAAGGCCCGGCAATCCGGGAACATGGTGGAAATATCAGTTTCCGACAATGGGCCGGGTATGGATGCTGAAACCCGGAACAGGGCCATGGAACCGTTTTTTTCCACCAGGACCAATGGAACCGGACTGGGACTGGCCATAGTGGAGAGGATTGTCAGAGATCATGGGGGCAGTATCAGGATTGATTCCTCTCCAGGACTTGGGGCCAGAGTCAGTCTGTATTTCAGGGAAAGGCAGGAGTGAGCATGAACATGACGGACAGGCCCAGGTTGCTGGTGGTTGATGACGAATCCGGACACAGGCAGATGATCAGGGCGGTGATGGAAGACGAGGGATATTTGGTCCTGGAAGCAGAAAATGGTCGGGGATGCCTTGAAGTCCTGGCAGAAAGAAATGTGGACGTGGTCATGCTGGACATGAAGATGCCGGTCCTGGACGGGATGGATACCCTTGAAGAGATCAGAAAACTAAAAGACCCCCTCCCGGTGATCATGCTGACTGCCTTTGGCAGTGTAGGCTCTGCTGTTGAAGCCATGAAATCCGGAGCCTTTGACTACCTGACCAAACCGGCGGACATTGACGAACTGAAGGTCGTGGTCAGCAAGGCCTATGACTACAGAATGCTGACCAGGGAAAACGCGGTCCTCAAGGACAAGATTGCCAGCCTCAGAAAAAAGGTCAATATCATTGGTCAAAGCAGGGCCATGAACCGGGTCATGGAGCTGGTGGAGCAGGTCGGACCGACCGAGGCCAATGTCCTCATCCTGGGCGAGTCTGGAACCGGCAAGGAGCTTATTGCCAAGGCCCTGCATGAGGCCAGTGCCAGGAAGGAGGGGCCGATGGTCAAGGTCAATTGCGCAGCCCTCCCCAGTGAACTTCTGGAATCCGAGCTTTTCGGTCACCGCAAGGGGGCCTTTACCGGTGCCTTGCGGGACAAACCAGGCCGATTTCAGCTGGCAGAAAAAGGGACCCTTTTTCTGGACGAAATTGGAGATCTGCCTGTCCAGCTCCAGGCCAAGCTTTTGCGGGCCCTACAGGAACGGGTTGTCGAGCCCCTGGGTTCAGTGGGCGAAGAACAGGTGGATGTCAGGCTGCTGGCCGCCACCAACAAGGACCTGGCTGCAGAGGTCAGGGAGAACAGGTTCAGACAGGATCTCTATTTCCGGCTCAATGTCCTGGAGATCAGGATACCGCCCCTGCGGGACCGTCTGGATGATCTGCCCCTGCTGGTCAACCACTTTGTCAGGGTTCTGGGAGAAAAGAATCGCAAGCAGGTCCGGGGGGTGGACCGTGGCTTTTTGGAAGCCCTTTATGGTTACCACTGGCCAGGGAATGTCCGGGAGCTGGAGAATGTTGTGGAACGGGCCATCATCCTGAGCAGGTCGGATGTTCTTGAGATCTCCGACCTTCCATCCCCGATCCTGGAAGCCGGGCCGGAAAAACCGGGCAGAGAGTCCGGGCCGGGCCCTATGCTGGAGTCAGTGGATAAAGCTGAAAAAAAAGCCCTGGTCAGGGCCCTGGAGGTCAATAATGGACACCGGGAAAAAACAGCCAAAGCCCTGGGTATCAGCAGGAGGTCTCTTCAGTATAAACTTAAAAAACATGGATTGATCAGGCCTTATTCCAGGTCCTGAACCACTGCACGAATTCATCCGCTGGTCCGGGCTTCATAATATGAAAGCCCTGGGCCATGTCGCATCCCATCTGACTGAGGGAGTGGAGAATAGATTTGTTCTCAACCCCTTCAGCCACTATCCTGAGGTCCAGGTTATGGGCCAGGTCTATGATGGACTTGACGATCTTCCGGTCATTCTCATCCTTGTCCATGGATTTGACAAAACTCCGGTCGATCTTGAGCACTTTGACCGGCAGCTCCTTAAGATAGGCAATGGAAGAGTAGCCGGTCCCAAAATCGTCAATACTAAGTCCCACCCCCATCCGGTTCAGGGCGTTCAACACCCTCAGCCCCTTGCCCGGGGAGGTCATGAAGGCACTTTCTGTAATTTCCATTTCAAGCATGGCTGGTGGTATTTTTTCCAGATCCAGGATCTGGAAGACCTGTTCAGGAAGTCCGGAGTCCTGGATGTCCCTGGCAGACAGGTTGATGCTGAGGGGCAGATTGACTCCCAAATTTCTCCAATGGCTTATCTGTTTGGCAGCCATGAGCATAACCCTGTGGGTCAGTTCCTTGATGATGCCCCCCTGTTCGGCCAGAGGTATGAATTCATCAGGCAGGATGAGTCCCCTGGTGGGATGGAGCCATCGGACCAGGGCTTCGGCACCGCAGGGTTCCTGATTGGACAGGCTGATCTTGGGCTGATAAAAAAGGACCAGTTCATTTCTGTCCAGACCCTGTTTGAGTTCACCCATGAGGCTCAGACGGTTGAGACCGGAAGAGTCAAGGTGGGATTCGTAAATGGTGTATCCGGTTTTTTTGCGTTTGGATGCGTACATTGCCACATCAGCCTTGCTTAAAATCTGGCCCAGATTTTTTCCGTCCCTGGGGTAGACGGCAATGCCGATGCTCACATCAAGGACCAGGCTCTGCCTATCCATTTCAAATGGTTCAGCCATGATCCTGATGATTTCGGATGCGGTCTGTCTGGCCCTGGATTCAGCGTCAGGCCCGGATAATATGACTGCAAATTCATCTCCTCCCAGCCTGGCCAGACATTCCTGGTCGTCCATGATCTCCTGAAGCCTGAAGCCCACCTGAACCAGGAGCTTGTCACCCATGTCATGCCCCAGACTTTCATTGACCTCCTTGAACATGTCCAGATCAATGAGGATGAAGGCCACCTGGTGATCCTGGTCTTCTCCCTCGCAGGTCCTGATTTCCTTTTCCAGTTTTTTGAAAATCATGTCCCGGTTAGGAAGGTGGGTCAGCTGGTCGTAGCTGGCCTGGATCTCCAGCTGTCTGGTCCTGTTTAGAACAGACCTTTTGAGCTTGACATTGGCTTCCCTGAAGATCCTGTAAAGTTCAAAGCTTTCCAGGGCATTGGCGCTTCCGGACAGGACGATGCTCAGAAGAGACCATGAGACATCGGGGATTGTGGAAGACTCACCCTTGATGAGACCCACAAACATCCCCCTGATTCTGGAGCTGGTGGACATGACATGGAGGACCACGCTCTGGCCGGGAACCGAAGAAGCAAGTATCAGGGGCCTTTTTTCCTTCATTACCCAGCTGAAAAAACCCTGTTCAATCAGCCTGGAGATCTCTTGGGCGATCCTGTTTTTGGAGTTGGAGGGTTCCCAGTGGGCCGGGAAAAAGTCACTGTCGTTTTCATCCACCAGGTAGATGGCCATGTTGTGAAACCGGATCAGCCTGCAGATCCTGGCGCAGGTTTCCTCCAGGATCAGGGACGGGCTTTCCAGCTTGCTGATGTTGGGCTGAAAATCCATGAGGGATGCAGCCAGCTCAAGGGCGTCCAGAGTGAATCTGTTGATCTCCTCCAGGTGCCGGATCCTCTGTTTGAGGTCTTTTAAGCTCTGCCTGTCCCTGTTGTTTGAGTCGGCTGTCTTGAACATATCCTGTTTACGTCCCGTCGAACAGTAATCGATAGATGTTATCCACCTGGGACTGCATCAGCTTGGCGGTCTGGATGAGCACTGAGTGCTCAAGGTTGACATTGGCCCAGGAAGCGAGATCCGGAGAATGAACACTAGTTTCTCCGCCTGAACCGATGCAGCAGCCAATGGCCAGGATGTTGGCCATATGGACCATCGTGGTTTCCATGTGAAAGCGAGAGGCTGAAGGATTTTCGTGGTGTCTGATGGCCTGTTCAATTTTCAGGGGCAGCTTCCATCTCCTGACCATTCTGGCTCCCAGGGCAGCATGGTCCCGCCTGAAAAAGGTCTTTTCCTCCATGATCAGACTGGTGTTCGTTTTTCTGGCCCTGATCATGGTCCGCAGATAGTGGTCCGGGTAATAGTCAAGCATTATCAGTTTGCCTATGTCGTGGAGCAGACCGCAGACAAAAAAGCTTTCTGTATTGGGAAGGTTTCTGAAGCCGGCCAGGGTCTTGGCACCTATGGCACAGGCAATGCTGTGTTTCCAAAATTCCTCCATGCTCAGGATATCAGGAGAAATGTTCCTGAATCTGGAGACTGCGCAAACACCCAGGGCCAGGACACTCAACTGTCTGGTGCCGATGATGGTCACAGCTCTGCTGATGGTGTCGATTCTGGATGGAAATCCATAAAAGGCACTGTTGACCAGTTTGAGCAGCTTGGCAGCCAGTCCCTGATCCTTGCTGATGATATCGGCCAGGTGTCTGGAAGAAGTCCTGGGGTCCTGGATGGCCTCCTGGATGAGCATGAAGATCCTGGGCAGTGAAGCAAGCTTTAAGTCCCTGGAAATATCAGCTTCAGGGTCTGCAGGGGTCGCTGGTGGGCCAGGGTCAGCATCTGGCTGGGTCAAGTCCTGGGCAGGGCAGCCCGGCTGCTGGGCATGACAGGCATGCTGGGTGAATATATTCAGAAGGGTGTCACTGGCCTGGTTTTCAGGGTCATGGCCCGGGAACCTCTCCAGGACCGACTCCATGGTCTTCTGCCATACCTTGGAATCGTATCCTGGTGAACCATCTTGGTGGTCCTGACCCAGCCCCTGAACATCCACCTGGCTTATACCCCAGATTTTGAAGATTCTGAGGTGCTTGTCCTGGATGGTCAGGCCTTTTCCCAGAAGAAAACGGCCGTTATGGTCTCTGATGTCCTGGTCCAAGATCATGCCTGGCCGGATGTTTTCAATTGGAACAAGCGTCATGAACCATATACTCGGCCATAAGGCCACAAAATGCAAGTTTGATTTTTGGATGCCTCCTGGAGCTGTCAGTATGGATCATGAAAGGTCACGGGTTGTGCTAGATGGGCAGATACCTTTCAAATTCCCTCTGGGTGACATGGGTTCTATGCTCCTCCCATTCATTGGTCTTGAGGTTCATGAGATTGTCGTAAAGACGCTGGCCAAGCATTTCCTTTAAAAAAGTGCTGCGTTCGGCCTCCACCAAGGCCTCAAACATGGACTTGGGCAGAAAGCGGTCATCCCAGATTTTTTTCTGCAAAGACTGGAAATATGCCTTGCCCGCGTCCGGGCTGTTGCACTCTAAGTTTTCCCTGACTCCCTGCAGGCCCATCTTGATCAGGGCGGCCATCTGCAGGTATATGTTACCGGCCGGATCCGGACTTCTAAGCTCCAGTCTGGTTCCGTCAGGGCTGGTGGCGTAAGGAATGCGGACCATGGAGGTCCTATTTCTGGGACCCCACCCCACCACCACCGGGGCCTCCTTTTCAATGACATAGGCCTTGTAGGAATTGAAGGTAGAGGCCATGATAATGGAAGTCTGTCTGGCATATTTGAGTATTCCAGCAATGAATCTCCGGGCCAGGAGGCTTATGCCGAACTCGTTTTCTTTGTCATAGAAAATATTCTTACCGTTTTTGTCCTGCATGGAAAGATGGATATGCAGGGCGTTCCTGTTCTGACCGTCAAAGGGCTTGGGCATGAAGCTGGCGTGGAATCCGTGCTCTGAAGCCACCATATGGGACACATAGTTGAACAGCAGGGTTCTGTCTGAAGCCACAATGGGCGAGGAGCATTCAAAATTGATTTCGTGCTGAGAAGGACTGACCTCGTGGTGGGCCTTTTCAAAGGGGATGTCGCAGTCGGTCAGGATGTCAATGATATGGTTGCGGACGTTTTCCCCCCGGTCTCTGGGATCAGCATCACAGTAACCGGCGTTGTCCGTGTTCAGATCTTTGGTGTAGCTGTCGTTTTTAAATAAAAAAAACTCATATTCTGGGCTGGCCAGGAACTGGAATCCAAACTCGTCATAGGCTTCACTGACGGCTTTTTCCAGGACATAGCGGGGGTCGGTTCTGGCCCTTTGCCCCTGCTCATTATGGATTGTCCCCACAAACAGAGAGGTTCTTTTATCCCTGAAGCTGATTTTTTTCAGGCTGTCCAGCACAGGGACGAGCATCCGGTCGCTTTTGTCCACAGTGGCAATTCCAGCCACCGAACTGCCGTCAAATCCGATCCCGTCCCTGACAATGGCCTGGATGTTTTTGGGATTCACAGGCAGCCGCCTGACTCGGCCGTTGAGATCGGTAAAGACGATTTCCGTGGAATCTGACTTTTTGATAAGCTCCTTGATTTCATCCAGTTGCACTTGATCTTCTCCTTTAAATTCAAAGGTTGGGAAGTATAGTAATAAATGGTCTGTCCGGGACATTTGCCTGGAAAGCACCATAAAAGCTCTGAATGTCCATTGCGGAGAGGGTAAGGTCAGGATAGGGAACCGGTCCTGGGACAGACCGGGTAAAGGCAGTTGCCAGGTGGGCTGGATGGCTGTCTATCTTGTCCCAATTGTTCATGAAAGATTTGGATTCTGGTCGTGGTTGAAGCTGGTCCGGATCATGAAATGATCCGGACCAGCAGTATTCATTCAGCAATAACAGGCAGAGTGGTGGTCTGCCCTTTATAGTTTTTAAGGATATATTCCTTGTCGGTTTTTTCCTGGATGTAATAGTCCGGCATCAGAGGGATTTTCCCGATATTGGTGGCGATGACGTACATGGGTTGTGCCAGGCCTGTGGTATGGCCGCGCAGGGCGTCCCTGATGAGCTGGGCACCTTTTTCTACCGGAGTCCTGAAGTGATCAATCCCCGGGGCTGGTTCACAATAGAACACATAGTATGGCCGGATCCTAACGGAAAGCAGTTTCTGGTGCAACTCCCTGAAGGTGTCAACATCATCATTTATGCCCTTCATGAGCACTGCCTGGTTGCCGACATTGATTCCGCATTTGAGCAGATTAAAGACTGCTTCGGCTGTCTGATCGGTCAATTCTCTGGGGTGGTTGCACTGGGTGTTGATCCAGATGGGAACCCGGTGAAAGTCGCCCAGGATTTCCATCAGCTCCGGAGTTATCCGCTGGGGAAGGACAATGGGGGTTCTGGTACCGAAGCGGATCATCTGGATATGGGGAATGCGGCGCAGTTCAGTGATGATCCGGTCCAGTTTGTCATCTGACAGGATAAAGGGATCACCCCCGGTTATGAGGACATCCCGGACTTCGGAATGCTCTCTGATCCAGTCCAGCCCTTCGTTGAGGTCGAACCTGAGGCTCAGATCCTGGTCCACCACCAGTTCCTTGCGAAAGCAGTGTCTGCAGTAGTTGGCACAGATGTCGGTTACAGTGAAGGCGATCCTGTCCTGATACTGCCTGGCAATGCAGTCCGGTCTTTTTTCTCCCACTGCCCGGTTTTCCTTGAAAATCAGGTAGTCCTGAAGTCCATAACAGTTTTCCTGCTCCAGTCTGGATGGAATGATCTGTTTTCTGATGGGACAGTCCGGGTCATCTGGATCCATCAGGGAGGCAAAATAAGGAGTGGTCCCCCATCTGGTCCGCATGGAGGTCACAGCCTCTTTTTCTTCTGGTGTAACGTTAATATATTTTTCAAGCCGTTCCAGGGTGTTGACCATGTCCTGGAGCTGTCTGATCCATTCTTGCATTTTTCATCACCTCAAAAATAGTGTTGGACAAAGTAAATCAGGGTAAAGGAGATGGAAGCGCAAAACACATGGGGAGGCTTTTTTCTTTTTTTGGAATGGGTGTTTTTCTGCATCTGTTCCCCGTCTGCATAATGAAAGGTATGGCAGGCCTTTAGTACGGGTTTCAGCTCGGGTCAAGCAAAATCCCTCAGCCTGAAAGCTCGACCCCGGAGGCGAATGAGGTATGGTTCATTAAATAGATGGCAGTTCTCTGTCCGAGCCTGGCTGATCAGCTGTCCTGTCCGGAAAGCAGTAGGCTGAATCCTCTATGGAGTCCTCGGGAAATACATAAAAAAATCTCAAGACCGAGCAGCCGGTGTTCTGCAGACCGTGAAGGGTGTTTCCTGGAATAAATACTGCAGTGCCCGGCGAAACAGCATGCTGCTTCCGGCCGAGTCTCAGGATGCCGGTGCCCTCCAGGATGTAATATATT
Encoded here:
- a CDS encoding pseudouridine synthase codes for the protein MSTLVRLNKVLAGAGICSRRKADLLISQGLVAVNNQTVTELGMMVEPQKDRITVRGKVIQPESPARKDFTYIIMNKPVQVVTTVSDPQGRTTVMDLLPPNLASRRLFPVGRLDFFSQGLILLTNDGELTHRLTHPSWKHPKVYRVQVRENVTPEQLRIMARGMILRDGQELAPVQADIVSSRPGSTILEMTLIQGLNRQIRRMCSDLGLTILSLTRIRQGPLSIQGLKTGKCRRLTAREVYSLGKSVGLSRQY
- the mqnC gene encoding cyclic dehypoxanthinyl futalosine synthase; this translates as MQRLDIEQAEKLWQEENLFTLGRMAHQTRLKLHPENMVTYIVDRNINYTNVCVSACKFCAFFKPPGHEDGYVLSFAELGRKISETLELGGGQILLQGGMNPDLDLVYYQKMLEFIKDRFPQLAVHGFSPPEICFLAGEAGLAIAEVISRLKKSGLDSIPGGGAEILVDRVRTELSPRKCMTGKWLEVMREAHKQGLKTSATMMFGHVESLAERISHLDKIRSLQDETRGFTAFIPWTFQPGNTLLEVQEASSAEYLKFLALSRLFLDNVPNIQASWVTQGARVGQAALLWGANDFGSTMIEENVVAAAGVCFKMPEPEMRELIQRAGFIPRRRRMDYTLLAESG
- a CDS encoding CoA-binding protein, encoding MLEPVRDQDLKNLFQKARTIAVVGAKDKAGQPVDMVGRYLIAAGYQVVPVHPVRQNVWGLETWKSILDIPFAVDIVDLFRAARYCPEHAREVMALSCRPSAFWMQSGIRSLEAEIILKKAQVLVVQDMCIKTQHLRLMGSQT
- a CDS encoding sigma-54-dependent transcriptional regulator, producing MTDRPRLLVVDDESGHRQMIRAVMEDEGYLVLEAENGRGCLEVLAERNVDVVMLDMKMPVLDGMDTLEEIRKLKDPLPVIMLTAFGSVGSAVEAMKSGAFDYLTKPADIDELKVVVSKAYDYRMLTRENAVLKDKIASLRKKVNIIGQSRAMNRVMELVEQVGPTEANVLILGESGTGKELIAKALHEASARKEGPMVKVNCAALPSELLESELFGHRKGAFTGALRDKPGRFQLAEKGTLFLDEIGDLPVQLQAKLLRALQERVVEPLGSVGEEQVDVRLLAATNKDLAAEVRENRFRQDLYFRLNVLEIRIPPLRDRLDDLPLLVNHFVRVLGEKNRKQVRGVDRGFLEALYGYHWPGNVRELENVVERAIILSRSDVLEISDLPSPILEAGPEKPGRESGPGPMLESVDKAEKKALVRALEVNNGHREKTAKALGISRRSLQYKLKKHGLIRPYSRS
- a CDS encoding DnaJ domain-containing protein — translated: MNIRECFDILGVSPDSDLDAVKKAYRELAFKYHPDLNPDDPQAGSKFHRINTAYVALRKDLADNDSSDRAGTGAFARKAASKTYQQQAYQARKKETFKPGTDSDQGDRRRKFFYRQEEVLKDILNDPFAKQVFEDIFKKIKRTGKETSPSVVKTRRLKLEWGRHKLDIDLSRGLLHGVKRWFSSQLDDEQTVYLSPLKLRPGSSIRINVQRKWSGPAQSINITLPEDYVVGRPVRLRGLGRKIGPWKGDLYLRLLAK
- a CDS encoding two-component system sensor histidine kinase NtrB encodes the protein MDIGISRKYAGTMVFLAVGLLILGLALILLTWQNLRQQQDHVREQLEVTGRAIIRSVEANLYRSFFRGMGPRRWAENGDFTDLARDILEELVADGDVVFLDMSGPMGRLFISRDGADPELFRPSPQMMEQARSGTWTGITRFMDKEVFIMGIPTRRSEFLIRGRHVPGGDPELDQGGVVFIALDMAGHLELYSGYKRTIIFQTLFTLGAVLVFWFLLLAYLRKKDQDRKLVSLKTFHSRLLDNMPDGLLSMDQAGIITAANPAAREILGSGAEMVGEKLSTVMAPGLEINPGIGWIQADLDDKSLEILVLPIKEEQQSLVLLRDRTRMKELEKDLERSRDLATLGRFAAGLAHEIRNPLSSLKGFAQYFLQKFKKDDPAHSYAQTMVRESDRLNRVVSDLLYLARPRPVDPSMLHTAEVFEEVGGLLRSDLAAKGCRLETRPEAPMVFADRDLLKQALINLVLNSLSALDGQAGLITLKARQSGNMVEISVSDNGPGMDAETRNRAMEPFFSTRTNGTGLGLAIVERIVRDHGGSIRIDSSPGLGARVSLYFRERQE
- a CDS encoding YkgJ family cysteine cluster protein, whose product is MKEAFTCTMCGQCCRGSGGIVATIEDQKAMALFLHLDLLDFQARYVGSSGHKSFIRAGQDGLCLFFISGQGCMVHPVKPGPCRAWPFFRGNLLDESSFEMARQYCSGISQDISFADFVRQGLDYLDQQGLSAENQTSPANALNLTGIKKH